The following proteins are co-located in the Spea bombifrons isolate aSpeBom1 chromosome 3, aSpeBom1.2.pri, whole genome shotgun sequence genome:
- the ANKRD66 gene encoding ankyrin repeat domain-containing protein 66 — protein sequence MADTTELHQAAALGDYDLVSVILKKGLHDPNYKDMDWNDRTALHWAATKGQSDTVKLLIEYGARPCLRTDIGWTPAHFAAESGKLSVLRALHSLHAPIDMADIHGDTPRRIAEIYGHKECMKFLESAEVECRDHRRAAELAGDPLDERDEDWESKRSELQKAQRNSKRDVKAMNKNFLQPLLSRRSSKTGNKSQK from the exons ATGGCCGACACGACAGAGCTCCATCAAGCAGCTGCTTTGGGGGATTACGATTTGGTGTCCGTTATACTAAAGAAGGGGCTCCACGATCCAAATTACAAAGACATGGACTGGAACGACAGAACGGCCCTGCACTGGGCGGCAACCAAAG GACAGTCGGATACGGTCAAGCTGTTAATTGAATACGGCGCCCGGCCCTGCCTGAGGACAGACATCGGGTGGACCCCGGCACATTTTGCTGCGGAGTCCGGGAAGCTGAGCGTTCTCCGAGCCCTGCATTCTCTACACGCTCCTATCGACATGGCAGACATACACGGGGACACCCCGAGGAGGATAGCGGAGATATACGGCCACAAAGAGTGCATGAAGTTCCTGGAGTC CGCAGAGGTAGAGTGCCGGGATCACCGACGGGCGGCGGAGTTGGCGGGGGACCCCTTGGATGAGCGGGATGAGGACTGGGAATCTAAACGGAGCGAATTACAAAAAGCCCAACGAAATTCTAAAAGGGACGTCAAAGCGATGAACAAAAATTTCCTCCAGCCGCTGCTGAGCCGCAGGTCCTCGAAAACCGGAAATAAATCCCAGAAGTAA